A window of the Arenibacter algicola genome harbors these coding sequences:
- a CDS encoding TonB-dependent receptor codes for MKNKFMGVLTYWQFPKFDLKMKLTTFLLIVSLFEIQANTYAQGTKITLELDNVPVEQVFSEIEAISEFRFLYESAQIDLDRKVTLRIKKRKISEVLALLFANTNISYKTYDRQVILSKKSNSELSSLIMGVEPTKELSSFQFQVSGVITDADGVPLPGANIVEKGTSNGVTADFDGNFTIEVANENATLVVSYIGYATKEIALNGKTTIAVSLEESAAGLDEVVLIGYGTQKKSDLTGAVGSVSSEELQERPTSNLTQSLSGKMPGVSVSINSGRPGGKSNIRIRGNSSVSLANDPLYVVDGVILVSTGLADNSTPIDYINPNDIASVEVLKDASATAIYGSRGANGVVLVTTKRGSNAGGRISYDSYYSLGTLAKKVGVLNSEEFLMIEEVAYQNAEKYDAVGFANGKYTDPALKRNDPRLFDANGDPIYDTDWQDEVTRPAFTQNHQLSFTGGNENGSYGAFLGYMNEEGIMKDSWLKRYSGRFVFDSNIKDWLKVGGSLSYNNQNERVIHASWVGRNMIENIPIIPVKYPDGTWASNADYPGMEGGPNPVRVAEEYKRYLKTNTVLGNIFANITLAKGLDLRTSLGINSIDQKINEYAGRELSFIGTNTNGYATRSLNEYLSWQFENYLTYQKEIAEIHSLTGLLGISWQHVNSSSFSAGSQNFSDDFFSYDNLGAGSVVRTPSSSAYAYGLNSYFGRINYGLLNKYLLTVTGRVDGSSKFGATNKYAFFPSAALAWKVSEENFMRESSLISNLKLRTSYGVTGNSEIPAYGALSGLGNYAYVVNNSIVNGIGIDRLANPNLQWEKTEQVDAGIELGLFNGRVSMEADVYRKLTTDMLLNSPVPTSSGYASVFRNIGSMENKGFEFSLNTKNIINTDFSWETDFNIAMNKNKVVALSGGSDIFSSRTIIREGEPVGSFFGLVHLGTWGTDEEAEAAKYFRLPGDVKIEDRNNDGVINQADRTIIGKGIPDGYGSFINTFRYKNFELLVDLQFQYGNDIMYITTRPQENRQGIANSLSTVLNGWTPDNQDTPIAQWRPVSAGYDNLDTSHMIQDGSFIRGRNLLLGYNFPSEMTEKIKLNRLKVYTSAQNFFVSTKYQGYDPEVQTSDNTFGQGEVNFDQYPKPRVFMIGLNATF; via the coding sequence ATGAAAAATAAATTTATGGGGGTATTGACGTATTGGCAATTCCCTAAATTCGACTTGAAGATGAAACTGACCACCTTTTTACTTATAGTTTCGTTATTTGAGATTCAGGCAAATACCTACGCCCAAGGCACCAAAATAACCTTAGAACTAGATAATGTTCCAGTAGAACAGGTTTTTAGTGAAATAGAAGCAATATCTGAGTTTCGGTTTTTATATGAGAGTGCACAGATAGATCTGGATCGAAAAGTAACTTTACGCATCAAAAAAAGAAAAATATCGGAGGTGTTGGCCTTGCTTTTCGCCAATACCAATATCAGTTACAAGACTTATGACCGACAAGTAATACTTTCAAAGAAATCTAATTCTGAATTATCGTCCTTGATTATGGGTGTTGAGCCAACAAAAGAGTTAAGCTCATTTCAATTTCAGGTTTCCGGTGTAATAACGGATGCCGATGGTGTTCCCTTACCAGGGGCCAATATCGTTGAAAAAGGGACTTCCAATGGTGTTACTGCCGATTTTGATGGTAATTTTACCATTGAGGTAGCCAATGAAAATGCAACTCTTGTGGTGTCTTATATAGGGTATGCTACCAAGGAAATTGCTCTAAATGGAAAAACGACTATTGCGGTCAGTTTGGAAGAAAGTGCTGCAGGATTGGATGAAGTAGTACTGATAGGGTACGGAACCCAAAAGAAAAGTGATTTAACGGGTGCTGTAGGTTCTGTCTCTTCGGAAGAGCTTCAAGAGCGGCCGACTTCAAACCTTACACAATCATTATCCGGTAAAATGCCCGGGGTTAGCGTTTCCATTAATTCTGGTAGACCAGGGGGTAAATCCAATATAAGAATCCGAGGAAATTCCTCCGTAAGTCTTGCCAATGATCCTTTGTACGTTGTAGATGGGGTTATATTGGTTTCAACAGGCCTTGCAGACAACAGCACTCCTATCGATTATATCAATCCAAATGATATTGCTTCTGTCGAAGTGTTAAAAGATGCCTCGGCCACCGCTATTTATGGTTCAAGGGGGGCCAACGGGGTTGTTTTGGTTACTACTAAAAGAGGAAGCAATGCAGGTGGTAGAATTAGTTATGACAGTTATTACAGTTTGGGTACGCTCGCCAAAAAAGTAGGGGTACTCAACTCCGAGGAATTCTTAATGATCGAGGAAGTTGCTTACCAGAACGCAGAAAAGTATGATGCCGTTGGTTTTGCAAACGGTAAATATACCGATCCTGCCTTAAAAAGGAACGATCCAAGATTGTTCGATGCAAATGGAGATCCAATATACGATACGGACTGGCAGGATGAAGTTACCAGACCGGCATTTACCCAGAATCATCAATTATCTTTTACAGGAGGAAATGAGAATGGAAGTTATGGGGCCTTTTTAGGCTACATGAACGAAGAGGGTATCATGAAGGATTCTTGGTTAAAGAGATATTCCGGGCGATTTGTTTTTGACTCCAACATTAAGGATTGGTTAAAGGTTGGTGGTAGTTTAAGTTATAATAATCAAAACGAAAGGGTTATACACGCTTCATGGGTAGGAAGGAATATGATAGAAAATATACCTATTATTCCAGTTAAGTACCCTGATGGTACATGGGCCAGTAATGCAGATTATCCGGGTATGGAAGGTGGTCCCAATCCAGTAAGGGTTGCAGAAGAATACAAGAGATACCTAAAAACCAATACTGTGCTTGGAAATATATTTGCCAATATTACTTTGGCCAAAGGATTGGACCTAAGGACATCATTGGGGATTAATAGTATCGACCAAAAAATTAATGAATACGCAGGTAGGGAACTAAGTTTTATAGGGACTAACACCAACGGATATGCGACTAGATCATTAAACGAGTATTTGTCATGGCAATTTGAAAATTATTTGACATATCAGAAGGAGATTGCAGAAATTCATTCACTAACTGGTTTATTGGGTATTTCTTGGCAACATGTAAACAGTTCCAGTTTTAGTGCCGGTTCTCAAAATTTTTCAGATGATTTTTTTAGTTATGATAATTTGGGAGCGGGGTCTGTTGTACGTACGCCAAGTTCAAGCGCTTATGCTTATGGTCTTAATTCTTATTTTGGAAGAATCAACTACGGCTTGTTAAATAAATATTTACTTACGGTTACAGGGCGTGTAGATGGATCCTCAAAGTTTGGAGCTACCAATAAATATGCGTTCTTTCCTTCTGCAGCATTGGCTTGGAAAGTCTCCGAGGAAAATTTCATGAGGGAATCTTCTTTAATTTCAAACCTTAAATTACGTACTAGTTATGGTGTTACAGGTAACTCGGAAATTCCGGCATACGGTGCACTTTCAGGTCTTGGAAACTACGCTTATGTAGTTAATAATTCTATAGTAAATGGTATTGGGATAGACAGGTTGGCCAATCCTAACTTACAATGGGAAAAAACAGAACAGGTAGATGCCGGGATAGAGTTGGGTCTTTTTAATGGAAGGGTTTCCATGGAGGCAGATGTCTATAGAAAGTTGACCACGGATATGCTTTTAAATTCTCCGGTACCAACAAGTAGTGGCTATGCTTCGGTATTTCGTAATATAGGTAGTATGGAAAATAAAGGATTCGAATTTTCCTTGAATACCAAGAATATAATAAATACTGATTTCTCATGGGAAACCGATTTTAATATCGCCATGAACAAGAATAAAGTGGTAGCCCTTTCCGGGGGTAGTGATATATTCTCTAGCCGTACTATAATTAGGGAAGGGGAACCTGTAGGTTCATTCTTTGGATTGGTTCACCTTGGAACTTGGGGTACCGATGAGGAAGCTGAAGCCGCAAAGTATTTCAGGTTGCCAGGGGATGTAAAAATAGAGGACAGAAATAACGATGGTGTCATCAATCAGGCAGACCGTACAATTATAGGGAAAGGTATACCGGACGGCTACGGTAGTTTTATCAATACCTTCCGTTATAAGAATTTTGAATTGTTGGTGGATCTGCAATTCCAGTATGGTAATGATATCATGTATATTACCACGCGTCCGCAGGAAAATCGCCAAGGTATTGCAAATAGCTTATCCACTGTCTTAAACGGTTGGACCCCTGATAATCAGGATACACCAATTGCCCAGTGGAGACCTGTATCGGCAGGTTATGATAACTTGGACACCTCCCATATGATTCAGGATGGGTCTTTTATTAGGGGCAGAAACCTTTTGTTGGGTTACAATTTTCCTTCCGAAATGACCGAAAAAATAAAACTCAATAGGCTTAAGGTATATACTTCTGCACAAAACTTCTTTGTTAGCACAAAATATCAAGGTTATGACCCTGAGGTGCAGACCAGTGACAATACTTTTGGACAAGGAGAGGTTAATTTTGATCAATATCCGAAACCCAGG
- a CDS encoding FecR family protein, whose amino-acid sequence MQKLKSVLASIEQSGQIEVDVLQHLTHDEKEIVNTLFHENLVSEALVFLEEMDTDAEWHLFMERAMVPKKQKFPFWRPILKYAAIFVGVTMLGYMMFRQNPSVDVLPITESTIKLKIGEDNVKVIKEGDSQQIVSSSGKVLGIQTGNRISYNTDSEIKDLVYNELEIPFGKIFEVELSDGTLVHLNSGTKIKYPVKFLNTGKREVFIEGEAYFKVAKDKNHPFVVHSDQVDVEVLGTEFNFSSYKEDTEIKTVLVEGSVSMSNSLRPEDQLVLVPGTKGAWNRVSHDTHEEKVDVDLYTGWIKGELVFRDISFLDMAKKLERSYNVVIENNNEPLSGKILNARFHVDIESIDDVMKSIGELHSFQYTIKNGKITID is encoded by the coding sequence ATGCAAAAGTTGAAATCTGTTTTGGCAAGTATTGAACAATCCGGTCAAATAGAGGTTGATGTCCTTCAACATCTTACCCATGATGAGAAGGAGATTGTCAATACTCTTTTCCATGAGAATCTGGTGTCAGAGGCTTTGGTGTTTTTAGAAGAAATGGATACGGATGCCGAGTGGCACTTGTTTATGGAAAGGGCCATGGTTCCCAAAAAACAAAAATTTCCATTTTGGCGACCTATACTAAAATATGCGGCAATTTTTGTTGGCGTCACAATGTTGGGCTATATGATGTTTCGGCAAAATCCCTCGGTTGATGTATTGCCCATCACTGAATCTACCATAAAGCTCAAAATTGGAGAGGATAATGTCAAAGTAATTAAAGAGGGAGATAGCCAGCAGATAGTTTCTTCTTCAGGAAAAGTATTGGGGATACAGACAGGTAACCGTATAAGCTATAATACCGACTCTGAAATTAAAGATCTGGTTTATAATGAATTGGAGATACCGTTTGGGAAAATATTTGAAGTAGAGCTTTCAGATGGCACTTTGGTGCATTTGAATTCCGGAACAAAAATAAAATATCCTGTAAAGTTCCTAAACACAGGTAAGAGGGAAGTATTTATTGAAGGTGAAGCTTATTTTAAGGTTGCCAAAGATAAGAACCATCCATTCGTGGTACATTCCGATCAAGTGGATGTAGAGGTTTTGGGAACCGAATTTAATTTTTCTTCCTATAAAGAGGACACCGAAATCAAGACAGTTTTGGTAGAGGGATCTGTTAGTATGAGCAATTCCCTAAGACCGGAAGATCAATTGGTGTTAGTTCCGGGAACTAAGGGGGCTTGGAACAGGGTATCCCATGATACACATGAAGAGAAAGTAGATGTAGATCTTTATACAGGTTGGATTAAGGGGGAACTGGTTTTTAGAGACATTAGCTTTTTGGATATGGCCAAAAAGCTGGAGCGTAGTTATAATGTGGTCATTGAAAATAATAATGAACCTCTGAGCGGGAAGATTTTAAATGCACGGTTTCATGTGGACATTGAGAGCATAGACGATGTAATGAAATCTATTGGGGAGCTACATTCTTTTCAATACACTATAAAAAACGGAAAGATAACTATAGACTAA
- a CDS encoding RNA polymerase sigma-70 factor has translation MTMTKTKKNCTQEMEKLFKEHFPMLCLIAFGIVKDKDTAKDIVQEFYISYWQRRETVSITISFKAYAIKAVKNLSLQSLDKAKKEKSLLQSLASPKYEDPEDMAVSHTNGKIQALLNELPESRKQIFISAIINGQSYAEIAETKGISINTVKTQMKRAYAFLRSEATENLLNIFIYTAFISLLITK, from the coding sequence ATGACCATGACCAAAACCAAGAAAAATTGCACCCAGGAAATGGAGAAGCTCTTTAAAGAGCATTTTCCTATGTTGTGCCTAATCGCTTTTGGAATTGTCAAGGATAAGGACACGGCCAAAGATATCGTACAAGAATTTTATATCTCTTACTGGCAACGAAGGGAAACGGTTTCCATAACCATCTCCTTTAAGGCGTATGCCATTAAGGCAGTAAAAAACTTGAGCTTACAGTCTTTGGATAAAGCTAAAAAAGAAAAATCGCTGCTTCAGAGTCTTGCCTCACCTAAATACGAAGATCCGGAAGATATGGCTGTTTCCCATACCAATGGGAAAATACAGGCACTTCTGAACGAGCTTCCAGAAAGTCGAAAACAAATTTTTATTTCCGCGATTATCAATGGGCAGAGTTACGCTGAAATAGCGGAAACCAAAGGAATTTCCATTAATACGGTAAAAACCCAAATGAAAAGGGCTTACGCATTTTTAAGATCAGAGGCCACAGAAAATTTGTTAAACATTTTTATTTATACTGCCTTTATTTCTCTTCTAATAACAAAGTGA
- a CDS encoding sulfatase, with translation MPLSNISYCLILGFLLFGCQQQPESPKQKPNVVFILVDDLGLVDLGITGSSYYETPNIDSLAKEGMVFTQGYAASRVCSPSRASIMTGKFTARHGITDWIGAASGTAWRSHNRHDKLLPADYVHSLPANDVTIAEAMKKEGYKTFFAGKWHLGSEGSYPEDHGFEINKGGWEKGSPMGGYFSPWDNPALPNKVDGENLSMRLGVETADFIKQHKDSTFFAFLSFYAVHGPIQTTQEKWNKYRGKAEALGIAENGYKMERVLPIRQVQDNPIYAGLVESMDDAVGVVLQALKDTGLEDNTIVIFTSDNGGVASGDSFSTSNLPLRGGKGYQWEGGIREPYFIKVPWLQNGGSESDFPVIGTDFYPTILDLANIDALSEQHIDGISLKTILEGKKMDVVRPLFWHYPHYGNQGGNPSSIIREENWKLIHYWEDGSQELYDLAKDAGEQSNVIAQYPNIAKKLSKKLHEWLKEVGANMPSEDPEYNAKLAQKRHDRIVNESWPALEAERLKFLSKDFEPNEDWWGSKVTTD, from the coding sequence ATGCCTTTATCCAATATTAGCTATTGTCTTATTCTAGGATTTTTATTATTTGGCTGTCAACAACAGCCGGAAAGCCCAAAACAAAAACCCAATGTAGTTTTTATATTGGTCGATGATCTGGGTTTGGTAGACCTTGGTATAACCGGAAGTAGTTATTATGAGACACCAAATATTGATTCATTGGCAAAAGAAGGTATGGTGTTTACGCAAGGTTATGCTGCCAGCCGTGTTTGTAGTCCGTCTAGGGCCAGTATCATGACCGGTAAATTTACGGCAAGACACGGAATTACGGACTGGATAGGAGCTGCATCCGGAACTGCATGGCGTTCCCATAATCGTCATGACAAATTGCTTCCCGCCGACTACGTACATAGCCTACCGGCGAATGATGTGACCATCGCAGAGGCCATGAAGAAGGAGGGGTATAAAACCTTCTTTGCTGGTAAATGGCATTTGGGGTCTGAAGGATCTTATCCCGAGGATCATGGATTTGAAATCAATAAAGGCGGATGGGAGAAGGGAAGTCCTATGGGAGGTTACTTTTCGCCTTGGGACAATCCGGCATTGCCCAATAAAGTTGATGGGGAGAATCTTAGTATGCGCTTGGGTGTCGAAACCGCAGATTTTATTAAACAGCATAAGGATTCCACTTTTTTCGCTTTTCTTTCCTTTTATGCAGTACATGGGCCAATTCAGACCACCCAAGAAAAATGGAACAAATATAGGGGCAAGGCTGAAGCATTGGGCATAGCCGAAAATGGTTATAAAATGGAGCGGGTCCTACCTATTAGACAGGTACAGGATAATCCTATTTATGCCGGGCTTGTAGAAAGCATGGACGATGCTGTAGGAGTGGTGCTTCAGGCATTAAAGGATACCGGACTTGAGGACAATACAATTGTGATCTTTACATCCGATAACGGTGGAGTGGCCTCGGGGGATTCTTTTTCCACCAGTAATCTTCCTTTAAGGGGAGGCAAAGGATATCAATGGGAAGGTGGTATTCGGGAACCTTATTTTATTAAAGTACCCTGGCTACAAAATGGAGGCTCGGAAAGCGATTTTCCGGTTATAGGTACCGATTTTTACCCGACAATCTTGGATTTGGCCAATATTGATGCCTTATCGGAACAACATATAGATGGTATAAGTCTAAAAACTATTTTGGAAGGTAAGAAAATGGATGTTGTTAGACCTTTGTTTTGGCATTATCCCCATTATGGCAATCAAGGCGGAAATCCATCGTCAATTATACGCGAAGAAAACTGGAAACTTATCCATTACTGGGAAGATGGGAGCCAAGAACTTTATGACTTGGCTAAGGATGCAGGGGAGCAGTCCAATGTAATAGCACAATATCCTAATATTGCCAAAAAGTTAAGCAAAAAGCTTCATGAATGGCTTAAGGAGGTAGGGGCCAATATGCCGTCAGAAGATCCTGAATACAATGCCAAACTGGCACAAAAGCGACATGATCGAATTGTAAACGAAAGTTGGCCGGCTTTGGAAGCTGAACGACTAAAATTCTTGTCCAAAGATTTTGAGCCCAACGAAGACTGGTGGGGTAGTAAAGTAACGACCGACTAG
- a CDS encoding 3-keto-disaccharide hydrolase: MKNSFAYLMSLVFCLGILNTITGQTGGDKNNEGWISLFNGKNLDGWKVGENAQTFSIEDGAIKVEGPKAHLFYIGDVENHDFDNFEFKASVMTKPGSNSGIYIHTRYQEASWPVYGYEVQVNNSQSDWKRTGSLYDIVNVIETYVGDDEWYTEYIKVEGKRIIIKINDIVVVDYTEPENPKRAEGERQHRVLKGGTFALQGHDPKSIVYYKDIMVKPLP; the protein is encoded by the coding sequence ATGAAAAATAGTTTCGCATATCTAATGAGCCTAGTATTCTGCCTAGGAATTTTGAATACAATTACAGGGCAAACCGGGGGTGATAAAAACAATGAGGGTTGGATTTCCTTGTTCAATGGTAAAAATTTGGATGGATGGAAAGTAGGTGAAAATGCCCAAACCTTTTCCATAGAGGACGGGGCTATTAAAGTAGAGGGGCCCAAAGCACATTTATTTTATATAGGTGATGTTGAAAACCATGATTTTGACAATTTTGAATTCAAGGCCTCAGTGATGACCAAGCCTGGCTCCAATTCGGGTATTTATATACATACCCGCTACCAAGAGGCCAGTTGGCCAGTATATGGTTATGAGGTGCAAGTGAATAATTCACAAAGTGATTGGAAACGAACAGGTAGTTTATACGACATCGTAAATGTTATAGAAACTTATGTGGGCGATGATGAATGGTATACCGAATATATTAAAGTGGAAGGCAAAAGAATTATAATAAAGATAAACGATATTGTGGTGGTAGATTATACGGAACCAGAAAATCCTAAACGTGCAGAAGGTGAACGCCAGCACAGGGTTCTTAAAGGAGGAACATTTGCATTACAAGGCCATGATCCCAAAAGTATTGTTTATTACAAGGATATTATGGTGAAACCCTTGCCTTAA